A single genomic interval of halophilic archaeon DL31 harbors:
- a CDS encoding hypothetical protein (KEGG: hut:Huta_1516 hypothetical protein) yields the protein MEYVDETAAKIMAAARPGDSIRRIAQKIDGSYSWVYDWIERLEDAGFIRRDDGIYIENYAVRDRYYDLVSAISRAVPPSIDDGYVIPHFAGMPFAYTKIDGVYVWTHGGYQIARGHDDYPIFIQVADRDVEQWTAFFDEFGIPSRIEERPDATDYDAPVSYVFFPASGEITREWVDGNPVIPLDKAIEHMLEHRVNYEPALEMIADEYDRDIDASHEDPRLNA from the coding sequence ATGGAGTACGTCGACGAGACCGCGGCGAAGATTATGGCCGCGGCCCGGCCGGGCGACTCGATCCGGCGGATCGCCCAGAAGATCGACGGCTCCTACTCTTGGGTCTACGACTGGATCGAGCGGTTGGAGGATGCAGGCTTCATCCGGCGTGATGACGGCATCTACATCGAGAATTACGCTGTCAGGGATCGCTACTACGATCTCGTCTCGGCCATTTCTCGCGCTGTTCCCCCTTCGATCGACGACGGCTACGTCATTCCGCACTTCGCCGGGATGCCCTTTGCGTACACGAAAATCGACGGCGTCTACGTCTGGACCCACGGCGGCTATCAGATCGCCCGCGGCCACGACGACTATCCGATCTTCATCCAGGTCGCCGACCGGGATGTCGAACAGTGGACGGCGTTCTTTGATGAATTCGGGATTCCGAGCCGGATCGAAGAGCGGCCGGACGCGACCGACTACGACGCGCCCGTCTCGTACGTGTTTTTCCCGGCGAGTGGGGAGATCACTCGCGAGTGGGTCGACGGCAATCCGGTCATTCCGTTGGACAAGGCAATAGAGCACATGTTGGAGCACCGGGTGAACTACGAGCCGGCGTTGGAGATGATCGCCGACGAGTATGACCGCGATATCGACGCGTCCCACGAGGATCCGCGTCTCAATGCATGA